The genomic interval tatcaaaactaaaacgaaagtttgcgaatctgaaaccactttttcaattttgtcaatttaccaaaacgtgaaaaggccccttaaatccTCTAGCAGTTTTTGAGAAACATAACGAAACAATAAACTCACGAACGGAAGGAAAGACGCACAACACGCGCACAAACACGAGTAAATCAACGTGCTCCCCTCCTACCTCTGAAAGTTGGGGCATACAACGGCGAAAAAACTACTACCGGCAATTGAGATCGTATCAACATCTCCGTGCATTAAACAATTCAAGCTTTATAAGCCACTTATTAATAAtatgtaattaattgttttaaacaccAGTGTATGAACAATTAGTTGTTATTTAATtcgtaacaaaattgtgacatatGGGTATGTTAATCACTGTTTTATGAAAAATTAATTTCCATTCGTTATTGGGTAGTGCTGTGGGTCTTAACAcactaaaatattattgtttatctGAACTTTGGTAAACAATTCTTCATTATTATTGTATTCACTTAGTAAATTGGCTATTGATGTTTTGAAGTACAAacgtgtattttatttatttaaaaatagtcaTAATGATACTGATTTTACCTCTAAAAACTGTATGTATAAACCACAGCAAGTTATATTCTATATACATTTTACTTTCTTCTTCCACTAATTTAAACTATGACTAGCTTCGCCCACTGACATACATTCATGTAATTAATCGAAAAGAAAGTAAACTAATAATTATGCCGCGCACTGACACCTGACCCGAGGCTGACAGATGGTCTCAAGCATTCCGCATCGGCTATCGTACGTTCGGTAATGTGTACGCGCATTCATAAGTGCACATTTTTAGTTCATGAATGATGCATACTTAAACTTATTTGTGTCAAGGGATAACTGTTTGACAGCATGTTCATCGAAGATCCTTTTGGATAGCTCTCGCTTTCACAATTATATTTGAAGTCGACAgaaaatgtccatgaaacgttgGATGGGAGACTTGCCTATGAGGCTTATACATGTCCCGCTGTCATGTCTAGCAATTCCAGGTAGGAGTTTCATTTTATTCTTCGTTGTTTCGTTAATCGCACGATAAAAGTTCTTATCGTTAAATCGTGTcaactgttgttttttcataaacaattatATCTTGCAACTGAAATATCGCACAGATCGGTACTATTTACACCGAATACCGTACGtactaatataaaaaatattacaaaaaaaacaatggACTTGTGCATACATGTACAACGATTCGGGTTGAGGAAAATAGCTAACACGACTGTTTAAGCTTTTTAGGACTATTATTAGTTCTTGAAGATATGCAAAAAATATGTTTGCCAGCCACATAAAAACAGCACGGAATGGGGAACAAAACGAAGCAATGCGCTGCGTCTCGATATTTTAATCTATATCAAGAGATTTCGTGAATATGAATTAATTTTCGATTTTATATgctaacattaaataaaattgtattcaaaGAAAAGTTATAGCGTGCCTTAAAGTGTTTAGGAAAAAGGCCTGGTTCAAAGGTATGGTATAAATGAGACAGATAACCGAAATAAAACTGTTGTCTGCAGAAAAGCCCACTACTTCTGCATACTTTTACCAAAAAGCTATAGTAAATTCATCTTCGTCATATATGTGAAACTTGTCTGTTTAACACAAAGTCAAATCACGTAGAATTTATGTTCAGTGGAAACAGATTATGTTGACGATTTATGAATGATATTTCATGTACCGCATGTACTTGAGTTACTcatggacctatacaaacaagttTGAATACGTCCCTGAGTTACTTATGATAACACAGCAGTGTGGCCCAAGTATTGTAAACGCGGAAAGCCAATGTTGAAATGCATCAAGTCTAATTAAAATGGTtgataatgtattctaaatgataaacatatatatgcatatttttattgCTCCAGGTTCCCACAATTCTGCTACAAGCGACCTAGATCCCGCCCTTGGCATTGCCGTCGACCAATCAGCCTCCGTACGAAAACTCGGTGGCTCTGTTTGTGGACAGTCCGTCGTACGCAAATGGTCGAAAACCCAGAATCTCAGCATAGTGGAGCAACTCGAAGCGGGTATTCGTTTCTTCGACTTTCGAATCGCCAAACACCCTAGAACGCTGGAATACCGCTTCGTTCACGGCCTTTATGGCGAACAGGTTAGCCATACCTTCGGGGAAATAAATATGTTCCTGGCGAATAACCCGCGGGAGATTGTCATTTTGGATTTTAATCATTTTTACAACATGACACAGCGGGACCACGAGCTACTGATTCAAATGATCCAGAGCACGTTCATGAATGCGCTCGTGCCGCCGCCATTTTCCGGTATCAATCACGTGATGTGGGGAACAACTCTTGCCGCGCTTTGGCAAACGCCGTATAGGGTGATTTCGCTTTATCACGACGAAAATGCACACGCAACCTCCGGAATGTGGAGCGGTGAAAATATCGACTCTCCGTGGCCAAACACGAGTCGAGTAAATGACTTGATAGCCTTTATGGAAAACATTTATGCCAATAAATATCGTCTTCAGAACGATAAGTTCTACAACTGGCAGGGCGTTCTTACCCCGCAGACGAAAGACATTGCCCTCCATTTGGGTTCCACCTTAGAGGGCAGATTGGCAACGCAGGCGACAGCGGAATTTGTGAAATGGTTGCAGTCTGGAAAATTCCCGAGCTCCCAGGGTCTAAACATTTGCTCGGCAGACTTCATAGAGAAGCACAACTTCGTTCAAACGGTCGTTGGCCTGAATCATTACATTCAAGACTTTCCTCGGACTTTCGTTGCCAGTGCGTAATGATTCAAATCAAGGCATTTCTAGAATATACAACTTGCAAAAAAAATTGTTATGCCTTTTTCAGTTGCAAAACATAGGCATTATGATTACCGGGACCATTATTTTCAGAAGCGCCAGAATCATACGttatggtaaaaaaacaacacatcttaTGTGTGGACGTATTGCGTCTGTCTACGTTGTAAAttgaatataatacatgtttatctGTTTATCCATTTACTGGTTTATTATCATGAACACACTTGACTCAATATTCTgaatcaattttgttttatttccttatttttgtagATGTGTCTAAACATCATGCTCTACTTTGTGTTCACAAATGTCTTTTGTTTTAGTTTTGACTCAACTACGAGTTTAAGAAATTGAGCaagaatatttgtgttttttatagcCGAGACTTCAGTAGTTTAAGAAATTGAGCaagaatatttgtgttttttatagcCGAGACTTCAGTAGTTTAAGAAATTGAGCaagaatatttgtgttttttatagcCGAGACTTCAGTAGTTTAAGAAATTGAGCaagaatatttgtgtttttatagcCGAGACTTCAGTAGTTTAAGAAATTGAGCAAGAATATCTGTGTTTTTTATAGCCGAGACTGCAGTAGTTTAAGAAATTGAGCaagaatatttgtgttttttatagcCGAGACTTCAGATGATTTGTAAGTTGACGAACATTTTCAGTGCTCAGCTGAGTGAAAACTCAATCTCATCTTCTGAGTTGAGctaaatatatgagtcgcgttctgagaaaactgggcataatacatgtgcgtaaagtgtcgtcccagattaccctgtgcaatctgcacaggctaatcagggacgacactttcggcttttctgccatttttcgttttaatgaagtctcttcttagcaaaaatccaatttaggcgaaaagtgtcgtccctgattagcctgtgcggactgcacagcctaatctgggaagacactgtatgcacatgcattatgcagaattttctcagaacacgactcaaataattgAAGATGTCCTGGATGCTAGGCTATTGTTTCCAGTTCTGTTATACTCAAATGCATGATGTCGTTTACTTATTTCAAACTGGATGACGATATGTATGCTTATAAGGTCGCTAACATGAATTATATCCGTAAGCACCAGTGTTTGTTACTAATAAACTTGCCGAAGCGTGGTAATAAACATATGTTCATGTTGTTTAGCTTTTACCTACAACACAAGTTGTTCATGGCACCAGTAAGTTGTTATTCATTGTACTGAGTTGCAAAAAACAAATGTGCGTTGTATGCTATGTCTCAAATGTGCGTACCAACGGAAGCACAACGTAAGCACATTCACGATACATCTCTTTCCATCTTTCAGCGCTTGAAGACGTACGAAACCATAAGACAccataaataatatataactaCCGCGGTGCGGGAAGCACGTTTTGTAATTTGCTAAGAAAGTTGTGCTAATGGCGAACTGTTGTCTCATTCGATAACTAATTGTAATGAACTTTTTGTGAAGTTTCCATGTAATGATTTTGAGTTTTACGGATACGTTCAAGTACATGCAATTTATAGGACACCTCCACGTATTTTAAAACAGGCTTTCAAGATTTTTTTAGGAACGCTATAATCGTCTCCAGTCACCAAAGGTCGTTcagtttacatattttcattaaagtCTATGGGTATTATTACATCCCTGTATCAATTATTTCATCTTGAAGAAAACTAAAACCACGCCAGCTCGCACTAAAATTAAGCAAACCAATAACAGTCATTGTGATCGGCAGAAAATGTATCACTAAGTACAAGGAAAGACCAAAGAATGCATTAAGATTTAACAATTAATTTACCCTTTAACAAAACTTAACAAGTTCAAAGATGTTTGACACTTGtagatattttaaatatatacatattatatgtcACATATAACTTGTTTTTCAGAATAACACTTACAAGTACACTTTAAAAATATGAATGAATGCTTGAGTTGGTGGTAAAAAGAAGGTGAGATCAGCTGAGGAGacatttatttcaatacactAAAAAGCGAATAAAAGACCAATTTGACTTTCAACTTTGGTCCTCAGCGCAATGTATCACAATTTTTAAAGCCATACACTTACTTACAATATACCATTATGCTCATaccaaataaattatttatccaTAAAAATACTGGTAGGTCAGTAACCTACCAACGATGTTTTGTGCCAACgcaaaacataatttattatgcTGGAAGCAATTAAATGGTGTATGTAAGATTCTAttgtaaatcaaagtactgacagtactggtgtgacgatgcttttgaagaggattgatataaaggcatctatttaagtttatctacatcaccacaattgtgtatgtgggtacgaaaattttgggtaggaaaaaaaatggtacgaaaattttgggtccaaaaattatgccaaaaacaaaattgggtacgaaaaaataataattttggttacgaaaaacaattgggttgggaaaaaaattgggtacgaaaaaaaaattgggtacgagcaaaaatttgggcacgaaaaaaaattgggtgcgaaaaatgtagggtacgaaaaaaaattgggggtacggggaagtagcacccgtggggaacttgatcctttcagcgaaactgggaggcgggttacattctcgatcaaatataacaagaaatatctttaaaacgatattcgacgtgtattttctgtaccactgtgacttatcttaaaaaaaacgtgctgttacagtaaaacgtttgtgggttataacattacgtttcagcatataaattcaaaactttacatgctctttaattacaccatgctctttaatttcacatgtatatcataccaaactttatattccgttgtttcctttcctaagttaatgatgctatgtgtacggacgtgtttcacatgcccatgtgcatgaacatataatttttctctttagattattttttttctcaataattcAATatgcttaggcatgtttgttcgttaagtacggcaataatttcatgatgattcccgaaagtaggtatgagaacatagtcgtaagagcacttgaatacgtgagttcgcccatgaacacatggtaaggtttatctccgcgatatgacctaatatgtgtttaaaacagcaaacaatatccaacaaacgaatgaattatcaaacatagtatgtgcactgatgtagctctgtaatttctgtttgaaaagtttattaaatatgcaaaatgagaaagcacgaaTAAGAGGGAGTTTCACAGATgccatacggctattatgctgtttatataccatagtcgctacaacgtttacaaatgggaggttcgaaataattcgttttcttaacactcatgatcgcgttgaaagttaattaataattgtACACGTTtcaattcgcaatttatttactgaatcacgacaaatgtcaaatacaatacagaaaatgcatagttgtttcattgatctttaaacatataatggattgaatataactgatttaaaattaacgttttcaaactgttattaaatcttttccccagaatatgctgtcctatttatagctgagcttcctatacctttatcaatgataatcagcgaggtatgccgattagaaaaatcgagctatctcaatcggactggctcggtcttttacataggtcgccattgtgaagaattttttcatggtatgataacttagacgagttGCTTCGCAGCATCTTCAAAAAGCACATTGGTAAGTGATTAAGACAAATACAGCACACACAGAACAAATCAAAAGCTTCTTCCATGATTGACAATAAAGTTATATTTGATAAGTTTTTAAAATTCACACAGTATTTAAAATGGTCAACAATCTACAATCTACATTACCAGAACGTAACAATGAATCACAAAAAGTctccaataaaattgcaataaaacattaTTGTGATGATGTAtaactgaaataaaattttattaaatgtttccaAATAAATATTGTCTCCAGAAAAGAGTACAAATGTTTTCAGACAACTATTGTCTCCTGAATACATTAAACATGTTCTCAGACAAGTTTTGTCTCCCAAATACAGTACAAACCTATATAAATGTGTTCCCATTCTACGATAGGCACCTGAGATAACTTCTTACATACTTCtgcataattaaaaacaaaataagtagTATATATTTCAACTGTTTCCTTAAAATGTAAAGGCCCAGTATTTTAGCATTTGGTGAAAACAGTCTAAGCCATAGCATTCATAGTTTGGGTGGCTTATTCTTCTAAAATATGTAATGTTATCAAATCATATAATTTGATATGAAACAAATATCAGGTATATGCATTGTTTTAAAAGTTTGATACATAAGATGTAATATAAATTCAAGTTCATTAATAGCTGTTAATTGCACAAGACAACAAAGATTATTGTTTCATACACTAATCCTATGTCtacaaaatgttcagtatttgtGAACCTGTGACTTATAAAGCCACTTTTAGAATCATGAGTATAGCAAGTCTGTGTAAAAGTTCggcaataaaaaagataaatatggAATAATTGTGTAATTCTTTCTTTAGAAATTGGTACATTGCATTAACACAGAAAGTCAATTAACTTTCTTATAAATAGGACTATAATACTACCAATGAACATGAAATATCAGGGAAATCAAGTTAAGCTTGAATGAGATCATAAAAAGGATTGTAAAACAATAAGGGCTAATGATCATATTAAATTTTACATTGATTTAAGGTGGAACTTGTTAACTGTCCAACTCTAAATAAAATTTACTATAATAGTACTTCATTGCACAGTATTACGGACATAGCGATACAATGACATTCAGTAAATTATTTGTGTCTTGATTTAAAGGGGTAAAAGAATtacaaaacacaattatatcaattataaaatacaaattacagAATAAgtcaatttttgtaaataaaccaataaaataatgcataacAATAGTCtaacattataaaaatataagtatagGAAAATAACATGAGACTTGGCTATGTCAAAAAACCAGCTTTtcaatgtaaatgttattttaatttaaacatttgtgCAATACGAAGCTAGGATCTCATGCAAGCAACCTTCACACAACATTTCAACATGGTCTTCACTTAAAAGTTCAGCACAATAACTCAATCCATTGCAAAGATGagcagaaacattttttttaatctttaggaacagtgaccttgacctggaccAGATGCTCCAAAATACAAACAGATGCTAGGTTCAAGTTTGCAACATATAGTTTCATCAAGTTCCAAtgaaaaagtattttattgacCCGAAACCGCCTGTTTGAAGGCATCTTCCCACCCTCCTGCCACCCACCCACCATACCTAAATCTAATAACTAATCACTAAATCTAATAACTAGGCTTTTCAACTTGGTTGAAAACTGGTAAATAAATGGCACaagtattaacattttaaatggcACAAGTACTGGGATTTGGTACACCAACATACATTACCATTATTTGAAGAATCCTGAATCTGATAGGAATACTTTGAAgatcaaaaatatattaaacagaaaGCACCATACAATCTCACTCTGTTAACGCACttaatgcaaaaaatattaaCACTTCTTTTATAACAGAGAATAAAATGAATCCACTTGGGACCAACACATGCTGCAGTAAAGGTTACCAGGGTATTATAAAGTAATAAAGTGAAAGACAGTGAAACTTAACTAAGAAAACTAGGCCTGAGTGTAAGCTACCTACAATACCTTCATCCAAATTATAATTTTTGAGCATACCAgtcaacagttttttttatttaagtaacctTTACCTTGATCCAACTGGTCCCAAATGCAAACCTGTGCTTAGTGTGCTAGGTCTGCATGTTAGctacaaacatatacaaattcagAACTCATATCTCCATCTCAATTCAATTATTGATCACAGACCTTTTCTCTGGTTTGgtagcagtgaccttgaccttaaaaagACTGGCCAAAAATAAACTCCCATGCTGGTCTGCATAAAAGCAGCCTACAAAAAGGTTCGAGTCCAATACTTTCATCCATACAGAAGTTATTTACCAGAAAACATTCTTCTTTTTATAAAACAGTAGTTTTGACCATGACCTGACTCCTCCAAATGCAAAACAAATGCTTGTAATCTACCGACATACACAATTCCAACAATACCTCCTTCCAAACATAAGTTATTGAGTGTAAGCAacctttttatatttttagtatcagtgacctttacctttatcTAACCTGCCTTAAAAACGATCCCAAGCTAGGTCCCCGTGTAAGGTTGCTATATCCTGAGTTTCATGAGGATTGTTCAGTGCCAAGTAGTTATTGAACAGAAAATACATACCGGGTATTtgctgtttttctatttttagtaacagtgacattAGCCTTGCCCCAACTGTCACCAAAGACAATTATAAGCTAGATCTTCATGTAAGTTAGgttaaaacacaatttaagtgCATTATCTCCCCCAGATACTACTGAGTGGaaactgttttctatttttagtaagaAAGATGTTGGCTTCAACCTGAAAGGTCTCCGATATTATACCAAGCTCGACCTCAGTGCCAGACTGCTATATCCCTAGTTTAAAATTTGCCAGTGCAAACTAAAGTTATCGCCATGAAACCACCCATTAAACAGTTAACGCCATCCTATCGCTTGTCAtgcaccaatctaataaccaggattttcaaCTTAAATTTCTTAAAAACCTGGGTAACTATGATACAATACTTCATCAAGATACTGCTTTCACTTTATAACAACACACTAACCGAATATTGATAACCATTGAACATGGTTGTTTACCATTACAAAGTCTGTTTACATATCTACATTTATACTTGAATACAGAACTTTCTGACTcagaaaacacacacatacattgtAATACATGCACATGACTTGTTTTATTGCATCACACAGGGTTATATGCACAAATGCCATAAAACTGGTTCTTGTATTTCTCCACCCAAACCCAGATTATAAATACCCTGTTGTATAcgatttacaaaatataaaatatcattaaataaatattttttcaaataatgctgttttcaaaaaataatgcTTATGTCGACAAATAAAACACCTTTTTACATAATCTAAAAATTATAAGCTAATatctaaaaatattaatttgaattaTAAATGTACTTGTCATTAATTTACTGGACCATAATACCCTGCATAACTAGCAGCATAAAGCTTAGTCCACGCACTGTGAGGCCTTGCAGACAGAACaatggacagacagacatttgGACTACAACAGACAAAATGTCTCAGACTCTGACAGGATATGTGATATTATCACCGATTGTAAGCATGGGCAAATATCTCATTCCAAAATGTCTCAGAGTCTGACAGGATGTGTGATATTTTCACCGATTGTAATGCATTAGCAAATATCTCATTCTGACAAATTGGCCAAATCTGTCTTATGGTGATGAAATAGAATGTGTGCAATAAGACATGAAATAGAATATGTGCAATAAGACATTCAGAGGTGTGAGGCAAATTAGTTTTAACAATTAACTTAAAGCTCAAGTTTTAGCCACATCTCATGGAAAATGCTACCTGGTCTGTAATCATTAACAActcataaacaaataaagttcataTAAAGTCTTATAGATAGATATAGTATATAACAATCacacgtaaataaaataaaaaatccaaataacAAAAATACGCCAATAAAGgacatcaaaataacaaacaaattgaaTTCAAGGAAAGCAAAGCAGTTCAGTACAGTGCAGCATTCTCACACAGTGGAAATGTTCACAAGGCTGTTGGAAAGGCATCAAAATGCAGCAGAAGGCACATCACCATACCTGAAAAATATGTTTGGAATCAAACACAACagcaaaaatatgaaatatggGGACACTGTGTGTAATCCTCGTCTTCAACTGTATTTCAGTGAAAAAGGTGAGAAATTCTTGCTAACATCTGCTTATTTGAAGCTAGTGAAAAATGCCTAAGAAACATGGCCACATGATTACACAAAAATCTTTCCAGTAGCCAAAAGCATGCCGTTAAATGTAAGTCTCAACATTGAACATTGCAGATCAATTAAAATAGTTGTTTCGTTATAGCTTTagatttttatttgcaaatagTTATGTTTTTAACCTGCTAGATATCCTCTAGATTATAACAGGGGCGTAGcagctattaggcacagcaggcccgggcctacaatttttttttaaacatgaaaaaaataaaaatgcttcaacttcgaaaaacgcattaaaatgttgaccctgagagGGGTGAGATGTTAGAAATCTGAATtacatattgacataatcctcaaATGAGtgatttctacagtgtttacaaggtttttcatttttattacctactgacctagtttttgacccagcatgacccagtttcgaactcgatcgaggtatcattgggacaaatcttcagaccaagtttcatgaagatcagacaagaaatgtgatctctagagtgtttacgaggtttctctatagccaaattaggaaaactggcggccatgtttttcaatggactggaacaatttttaaactcaaccaacatatcattaagacaaacattttgacaaagtttcatgaagattgggaatgaaatgtgacttctacagtgttaaaaaggtttttcatttttttgacctactgacctagtttttgacccagcatgacccagtttagaACTctatcgaggtatcattgggacaaatcttctgaccaagtttcatgaagatcagacaagaaatgtgacctctggagtgtttacaaaccaaatgtggacaacggacggacagacaacggacaaagaccgatcacaaaagctcacccgagcaatatgtcaagggacaatgaaaataaatggggaagtacgaaaactttaacatttgctgcatattctaagtggaaaaggggccataattatgacaaaatgcttgatagagttgtctgctcttgtttataggttggggtcatgttggtaaacaagtatgcaaaatatgaaagcaatatgtcaagggacaaagaaaatatttggggtagtacgaaaactttaacatttgaacgctaacgcagacgctaacgctaacgcagacgccggggtgagtaggatagctccataTATAATAGAAGAACTAAAAAGGATGTTTAAAGTTGTCATTCTCTCTTTAATTAATTTTACTGATCTTAACACAATTTGCATTTCCCTGCTTTGAATTTGTTTAATACAAAATGCCATAAAGTATgctattcccccccccccccccccccaaaatgaGCAATAAGGGCCTTACCGAAAAGAAGAGAGAAAAAGCCCTGGTTTGACATCAGAAAGTCTATTCACCAAATAACATATGGGTACATACTCACACATATACTCACCATGCCTGAAGAGCGAAGTTCCTACTTATACTGCTGCAGGAATTTCAGGTGAAACTCCTTGAATTTCTCTAGCACGCCTTCCATCTCCTCCAGCGGAGGAAGAATAGTTATTCTAAAGTGGTAGGTCCCCTCCTTCTCACCAAAACCACTGCCGGGAACCACACACAAACCAGTCTGCTCCAGAAGCTGGTAACAGTAAAAGAAATCGGGCGACTGGTTCTTGGCTTTTGCCGCTGCTACTGCCTTCTCTGGGAGAAACAGTCGAGGGAATGCATACATAGCCCCCATCACCTCATTGCATTTTATGCCCTCAATGGAATTGAAAAGCTTTGTTATCAACTTAGCCTTCTTCTTCAACAGGTCTAGGACGACATTTTTCTCGCTTTCAAACTGTTCGTAGGAAGGCTCGCCCTTTTGTGGAGGGTTAACGATAGTATCTATGACCACCTGGCCTAAAATGGGTGGGCACAGTTTTGCAGAGATTGATTTCAGAAGAATGGCCCTAACGTCCGGCTGGAAATTTACAACCTCTGCATACCCACCCCGGAACCCACACTCGCCCATGTAACCTTTGGAGGCTGACATGAACGATGCCAACTCCATGTTGCAGTACGGAGCTCCCATTTCTGTCATCACCTTCTTGAATGAAAAGAATTCCGAACCTTCAGCATACACGTTATGCTGATACACCTCATCTGAGAGAAGAATCAACTTCTCATCATGAGCAAACTTTATCACGTCCTCTATATTTTTCCGACTCAGAACCTGCCCAGTCGGATTGCCAGGGTTAATCACACAGATAGCTCGAGGCAAGCACTTTCCTTTTGCCGCGGTTAAAGCCCTCTTCAGTTCTGACACCTCCAGGCTCCATTTATTCTCTTCATTC from Dreissena polymorpha isolate Duluth1 chromosome 1, UMN_Dpol_1.0, whole genome shotgun sequence carries:
- the LOC127865029 gene encoding PI-PLC X domain-containing protein 2-like, with translation MSMKRWMGDLPMRLIHVPLSCLAIPGSHNSATSDLDPALGIAVDQSASVRKLGGSVCGQSVVRKWSKTQNLSIVEQLEAGIRFFDFRIAKHPRTLEYRFVHGLYGEQVSHTFGEINMFLANNPREIVILDFNHFYNMTQRDHELLIQMIQSTFMNALVPPPFSGINHVMWGTTLAALWQTPYRVISLYHDENAHATSGMWSGENIDSPWPNTSRVNDLIAFMENIYANKYRLQNDKFYNWQGVLTPQTKDIALHLGSTLEGRLATQATAEFVKWLQSGKFPSSQGLNICSADFIEKHNFVQTVVGLNHYIQDFPRTFVASA
- the LOC127865013 gene encoding alanine aminotransferase 2-like is translated as MSDKKEDHVLTMKTVNPRAVEMEYAVRGPIVTRSVEITKELAAGVQMPFSSVLPANIGDCHATGQTPIAFIRQVVALCTYPQLLQSDQFPADAKQRAERILAGCKGSSVGSYSASSGVDVIREDIAGYIIKRDGHPANMDDIILSCGASDGIKTVLNLMMTGKDGNEAAGIMIPVPQYPLYSATLTEFNAFPIPYYLNEENKWSLEVSELKRALTAAKGKCLPRAICVINPGNPTGQVLSRKNIEDVIKFAHDEKLILLSDEVYQHNVYAEGSEFFSFKKVMTEMGAPYCNMELASFMSASKGYMGECGFRGGYAEVVNFQPDVRAILLKSISAKLCPPILGQVVIDTIVNPPQKGEPSYEQFESEKNVVLDLLKKKAKLITKLFNSIEGIKCNEVMGAMYAFPRLFLPEKAVAAAKAKNQSPDFFYCYQLLEQTGLCVVPGSGFGEKEGTYHFRITILPPLEEMEGVLEKFKEFHLKFLQQYK